The following coding sequences are from one Sphingobium sp. Cam5-1 window:
- a CDS encoding tyrosine-type recombinase/integrase: MPKKLSNALTPLAVKNAKPGSHVDGGGLRLLVKDSGAKSWVYRFMLNGKTRDIGLGPAAGADAIALSTARDLASALRLKVKAGTDPLEERQREAAQAMAAAQAAQVAGITFKAVAETYITTYEGSWRNDKHRQQWKNTLATYVYPVIGDLPVAEVGTAHVLKILEPIWKAKAETASRVRGRMETILDAAKARGYRDGENPARWRGHIAQILPARSRLTRGHHKAMPYESIPAFVPQIRAREAMAALALEFTILTAARTGEVIGAKWGEVDLDKAIWTIPAERMKAGKEHRVPLSARAVEILKETEKLHKEWLFPAIRGGAMSGMAMTMLLRRMEVDVTVHGFRSGFRDWAAECTGYAHEVAEMALAHTIENKVERAYRRGDLFDKRRRLMDDWANFCATVGAGGAQVFPIRADGVK, encoded by the coding sequence ATGCCCAAGAAGCTCAGCAATGCGCTCACTCCGCTGGCGGTGAAGAACGCCAAACCGGGAAGCCATGTCGACGGCGGCGGATTGCGGTTGCTGGTGAAGGACAGCGGAGCGAAGTCGTGGGTCTATCGCTTCATGCTCAATGGCAAGACGCGAGATATTGGCCTTGGCCCTGCGGCTGGCGCGGATGCCATCGCGTTGTCGACTGCCCGCGATTTGGCATCGGCATTGCGACTCAAGGTGAAGGCTGGAACCGATCCCCTTGAGGAGCGCCAGCGGGAAGCCGCTCAGGCCATGGCAGCGGCTCAGGCGGCTCAGGTTGCCGGGATAACATTCAAGGCCGTGGCAGAGACCTACATCACCACGTATGAGGGAAGCTGGCGCAATGACAAGCATCGGCAGCAATGGAAAAACACCCTCGCCACCTATGTCTATCCGGTGATCGGGGACTTGCCTGTTGCCGAGGTCGGCACCGCGCACGTCCTGAAAATCCTTGAGCCGATCTGGAAAGCCAAGGCCGAGACAGCCAGCCGCGTTCGCGGTCGCATGGAAACGATCCTCGATGCCGCGAAGGCACGGGGCTATCGCGATGGGGAGAACCCTGCCCGCTGGCGCGGCCATATCGCGCAAATCCTCCCGGCCCGTTCCCGCCTTACGCGCGGCCATCACAAGGCCATGCCCTATGAGTCTATTCCTGCTTTTGTGCCGCAGATACGCGCGCGCGAGGCGATGGCTGCACTGGCATTGGAGTTTACAATTCTCACCGCTGCCCGAACCGGGGAAGTGATCGGCGCAAAATGGGGTGAGGTCGATCTGGACAAGGCCATCTGGACGATTCCAGCCGAGCGCATGAAGGCGGGCAAGGAACATCGCGTTCCCCTATCGGCGCGGGCCGTGGAGATTTTAAAAGAGACGGAGAAACTGCACAAGGAATGGCTGTTCCCGGCAATAAGGGGTGGGGCAATGTCAGGCATGGCCATGACAATGCTGTTGCGCCGGATGGAAGTCGACGTAACCGTGCATGGCTTCCGGTCGGGCTTTCGAGATTGGGCCGCCGAATGCACCGGCTATGCTCATGAGGTTGCCGAAATGGCCTTGGCGCACACCATCGAGAACAAAGTTGAGCGGGCTTACCGGCGCGGCGACTTGTTCGACAAGCGCCGTCGCCTCATGGATGATTGGGCGAATTTCTGTGCCACAGTGGGCGCGGGGGGCGCACAGGTTTTTCCCATCCGTGCTGACGGAGTGAAATAG
- a CDS encoding glycosyltransferase family 4 protein, whose translation MATLLHLDRSPRPPIAARDAKRPMRVALFSGNYDCVRDGANQALNRLVDYLQARHGVTVRIYTPRAPKPAFAAVGDIQAVRSLGLPGRPEYRLALGLTSAARADLDSFAPDIIHLSAPDWLGWQALGYARQNDLPVIASVHTRFETYADYYRLSFLRKPIERYLDRFYGRCDRILAPTLPIADEFATAYGEAKISIWGRGVDRARFHPSLRSDAVRSAYGYDRDDVVPLFFGRLVLEKGLDVFAETIALLRQRHPGLRPLIVGEGPARSWLAQRLPNATFAGHLEGEALGTAIASADILINPSVTEAFGNVNLEAMASGLPVVSADVPSASALVTHDVTGLLVEPKEAAAYAAAVEHLIGDPRRRRRMSAMASAAADRYDWDDALAPVHQAYADCLADALPSVMARELMLCAG comes from the coding sequence ATGGCAACGCTTCTCCACCTCGACCGCTCGCCCCGCCCGCCGATCGCCGCCCGAGATGCAAAGCGGCCAATGCGGGTCGCCCTTTTTTCCGGCAATTATGACTGCGTACGGGACGGCGCGAATCAGGCGCTCAACCGGCTAGTGGACTATCTTCAGGCGAGGCACGGCGTAACAGTGCGCATCTACACCCCGCGCGCGCCAAAGCCCGCCTTCGCCGCCGTTGGAGATATCCAGGCCGTTCGCTCGCTCGGCTTGCCGGGACGGCCCGAATATCGGCTGGCCCTGGGCCTTACGTCCGCCGCGCGCGCCGATCTCGACAGCTTCGCCCCCGACATCATCCATCTATCCGCGCCCGACTGGCTTGGATGGCAGGCGCTCGGCTACGCCCGGCAAAATGATCTGCCCGTGATCGCCAGCGTGCACACGCGCTTTGAAACCTATGCGGACTATTATCGCCTGTCCTTCCTGCGCAAGCCGATCGAGCGCTATCTTGACCGCTTTTATGGCCGATGCGACCGCATATTGGCGCCGACGCTGCCCATCGCCGATGAGTTCGCCACCGCTTATGGAGAGGCAAAGATTTCGATATGGGGCCGGGGTGTCGATCGCGCGCGCTTCCATCCGTCGCTCCGATCGGACGCAGTGCGCTCGGCCTATGGCTATGATCGCGACGATGTCGTGCCGCTGTTCTTTGGCCGCCTCGTCCTGGAAAAGGGGCTGGACGTCTTTGCCGAGACGATCGCGCTTCTGCGTCAGCGTCACCCTGGGCTGCGTCCACTGATCGTGGGAGAAGGGCCGGCGCGCAGCTGGCTGGCGCAACGCCTGCCCAATGCGACCTTTGCCGGACATCTGGAGGGGGAAGCGCTCGGCACCGCCATCGCCAGCGCCGACATATTGATCAATCCCAGCGTCACCGAAGCCTTTGGCAACGTCAATCTCGAAGCCATGGCGAGCGGACTACCCGTCGTGTCGGCAGACGTGCCGAGCGCCTCCGCCCTTGTCACCCATGATGTCACGGGCCTGCTGGTCGAACCGAAAGAAGCCGCCGCCTATGCCGCCGCCGTCGAACATTTGATCGGCGACCCCCGCCGCCGCCGCCGCATGAGCGCGATGGCCAGCGCGGCTGCCGACCGCTATGATTGGGACGATGCCCTTGCGCCTGTTCATCAAGCCTATGCCGATTGCCTGGCGGATGCCCTACCGTCCGTCATGGCCCGGGAACTGATGTTATGCGCTGGCTGA
- a CDS encoding helix-turn-helix domain-containing protein, with product MQSIKHDPPKIGYSIREACRASSLGRTTLYNHISAGRLRAVRVGGRTIIPAEALHALIAGEV from the coding sequence ATGCAGTCTATCAAGCACGATCCCCCGAAGATCGGTTACAGCATTCGGGAAGCATGCCGGGCGTCCAGCCTCGGCCGGACCACGCTTTACAATCACATTTCGGCTGGCCGCCTGCGCGCTGTTCGCGTCGGTGGCAGGACCATCATTCCAGCCGAGGCGCTTCATGCGCTGATCGCGGGGGAGGTGTAA
- a CDS encoding anti-sigma factor family protein, with amino-acid sequence MTEEPADHELHAYIDDELDDAGRFAVETHLAARPDLAARVMADLSTRTGLRLLAHRKEQLSGHLLDDSAALAPSKARPFWRRAATVGGTGTAAALALLLATGPSPPDYVDMAVASHRVALIRAHMDSQIEGQALDHHELLARTHIFLPTLPADWNVTDVQLFPAGKSPALIVAIRTGAGERLSIFATRQKSDAPAIPDTVREGNQSVAYWRRGDMSYALTGEGDPGTIDQAAERLNQYWS; translated from the coding sequence ATGACTGAGGAGCCCGCCGATCACGAATTGCACGCCTATATCGACGATGAACTGGACGATGCCGGACGCTTTGCCGTGGAAACGCATCTTGCCGCCCGCCCTGACCTCGCGGCGCGGGTGATGGCCGACCTCAGCACGCGGACGGGGCTCCGTCTGCTGGCGCACAGGAAGGAACAGCTCTCCGGCCATTTGCTCGACGACAGCGCAGCGCTTGCCCCTTCCAAAGCCCGGCCTTTCTGGCGCAGGGCAGCGACGGTCGGCGGGACCGGAACAGCAGCCGCGCTGGCATTGCTGCTGGCGACCGGGCCTAGCCCGCCCGATTATGTCGATATGGCAGTCGCCTCTCACCGGGTGGCACTGATCCGGGCGCACATGGATTCGCAAATCGAAGGGCAGGCACTCGACCATCACGAGCTTCTGGCGCGAACCCACATCTTCCTGCCCACATTGCCCGCCGACTGGAACGTGACCGACGTCCAGCTTTTCCCGGCGGGGAAAAGTCCCGCTCTTATCGTCGCGATCAGAACCGGCGCGGGCGAGCGCCTGTCCATCTTCGCGACACGACAGAAAAGCGACGCCCCCGCCATCCCCGACACGGTGCGGGAAGGCAACCAGTCCGTCGCCTACTGGCGACGCGGCGACATGTCCTATGCCCTGACAGGCGAAGGCGATCCCGGCACGATCGACCAGGCGGCGGAACGGCTGAACCAATATTGGTCCTGA
- a CDS encoding peptidylprolyl isomerase produces MVFPVAAWGVPGNRPTRGYARVAIETSVGTIVVAVDNKRAPRTSANFLAYVDDGRFDGVTFYRAARRKSDARLGLIQGGIDTDARRSLPPIPHEPTSKTGIRHLDATLSMARPNRPNSAMGNFFITAGATPNMDARGDYIGYAAFGHVVAGMDVVRRILAMPTCCGSGPMRGQMIVKPVTIIRAKRLDGTARPTRGVKPWLIGLRRKTAS; encoded by the coding sequence ATGGTATTTCCGGTGGCGGCGTGGGGCGTGCCGGGCAATCGGCCGACGCGCGGCTATGCGCGCGTCGCGATCGAGACGTCGGTTGGCACGATCGTTGTCGCGGTCGACAACAAGCGGGCGCCGCGCACTTCGGCCAATTTCCTTGCCTATGTCGATGATGGCCGATTCGATGGTGTCACATTCTACCGGGCGGCGCGGCGTAAGAGCGATGCAAGGCTGGGGCTGATTCAGGGCGGGATCGATACCGATGCGCGCCGGTCCCTGCCGCCGATCCCGCATGAGCCGACCAGCAAGACCGGCATCCGGCATCTTGATGCGACCCTGTCGATGGCGCGGCCTAATCGGCCCAATTCGGCGATGGGCAATTTCTTCATCACGGCGGGGGCGACGCCCAATATGGACGCGCGGGGGGATTATATCGGCTATGCCGCTTTTGGCCATGTGGTCGCTGGCATGGATGTCGTGCGCCGCATCCTGGCCATGCCGACCTGTTGTGGGTCGGGGCCGATGCGGGGGCAGATGATCGTGAAACCGGTGACGATCATTCGCGCCAAGAGGCTGGATGGAACGGCGCGGCCAACGCGTGGAGTGAAGCCATGGCTGATCGGCTTGCGGCGCAAGACAGCTTCCTGA
- a CDS encoding PDZ domain-containing protein, protein MKRIIAAIFMVAIAAPSYANDWEKFYKPLPFAAQRIPAQGEPEQVPSTGDADRDLESMWRNGFAPIGFSSFNSPNSKTADAVRLGKKLKANYVMIGTNLASSTTSSVPMTLPKTTTSVSNGNASVYGSNGGYASGTYSGTTTTYGSQTTYIPVTINRFDKLAVYFGEVPKMGLGIMSRDLTAQDVAAIETRRALPVRFVRDASPAYVSDLLPGDIITQVNGQPFSDSTLRAAVLAATPFTVHVYRNGQYRDIRITIPEGWQVTASAP, encoded by the coding sequence ATGAAGCGGATAATCGCTGCGATTTTCATGGTTGCTATTGCTGCGCCCAGCTACGCAAATGATTGGGAGAAATTTTATAAGCCTTTGCCTTTTGCGGCTCAGCGCATCCCAGCCCAAGGCGAGCCGGAACAAGTTCCAAGCACGGGCGATGCGGATCGGGATTTGGAAAGCATGTGGCGAAATGGATTCGCTCCCATTGGTTTTAGCTCATTCAACTCTCCTAACAGTAAAACTGCTGATGCTGTTAGATTAGGTAAGAAATTGAAGGCGAACTATGTCATGATCGGGACAAACCTCGCATCATCTACTACAAGTTCTGTGCCCATGACATTACCGAAAACTACAACTTCGGTCAGCAATGGCAATGCGTCAGTTTATGGATCGAATGGCGGTTACGCCTCGGGCACCTATTCAGGCACCACAACAACATACGGATCGCAAACCACTTATATTCCTGTCACCATCAATCGTTTTGACAAACTCGCGGTATATTTCGGTGAAGTGCCCAAGATGGGCCTAGGGATCATGTCGAGGGATTTAACGGCACAAGACGTGGCAGCAATTGAGACCCGGCGCGCTCTTCCAGTGAGGTTCGTGCGGGATGCTTCGCCAGCTTACGTTTCGGACCTCTTGCCGGGTGACATTATCACTCAAGTCAACGGCCAGCCGTTTAGTGACAGTACATTGCGTGCGGCGGTACTGGCGGCGACCCCCTTCACAGTCCATGTCTATAGGAATGGCCAGTATCGCGACATACGCATAACAATTCCGGAAGGTTGGCAGGTTACGGCTTCGGCACCATAG
- a CDS encoding YfjI family protein: MATNPTLQERLTQAEPLDIWPDPIPLRDELPSVLPMNPTLLPSQLRGWVQDIAERMNCPPDLVAIPAMVSAGALIGRRIGIRPQRRTDWLEVGNLWGCVVARPGSMKSPAASEALSPIRRLEVKAAADNEAAVAEFKAAESLYKLEREGAEKNARQSLKQEGRGAAMAVLQAVAEPQSPPMRRHLTSDATAEKLGEICAANPNGIMVHRDELLSLFADLDNPEKTSARGFFLTGWGGLEGYTFDRIMRGTVRIPAVNLSVFGTTQPSRIAGYVRDSLNRFDDGMVQRLQLLAWPDFSGDFREADRFPDSDARRMAHECYGDLASLDVRELGAQWDEFDGPHGVPYLRFADDAQEAFGAWREGLEQALRGDDMAPAMIAHLSKYRGLVPRLALVCHLANNGFGPVSAAATRQAIGWAEYLESHARRAYASLSIDNAEAARSIWRRVKRGDLAGPFTARDIQRKGWSGLNNKQRIAAGLEALLDADWIGARDANAGERGGRPSTFYLPNPKAMRG; this comes from the coding sequence ATGGCGACCAACCCGACGCTGCAAGAGCGGCTGACACAGGCGGAGCCGCTGGACATTTGGCCCGATCCGATTCCGCTTCGTGACGAATTGCCGTCCGTCCTGCCCATGAATCCGACCCTGTTGCCCAGCCAGTTGCGGGGCTGGGTGCAGGACATTGCCGAGCGGATGAACTGCCCGCCCGATCTTGTGGCGATCCCCGCCATGGTTTCGGCTGGCGCGCTGATCGGCAGGCGAATCGGCATCCGCCCGCAAAGGCGCACTGACTGGCTGGAGGTGGGCAACCTGTGGGGCTGTGTCGTCGCGCGCCCCGGCAGCATGAAAAGCCCAGCGGCAAGCGAGGCACTGTCTCCGATAAGGCGGCTGGAGGTTAAGGCGGCGGCGGATAATGAGGCGGCAGTGGCCGAGTTTAAGGCCGCCGAATCGCTCTACAAGCTGGAGCGCGAGGGCGCGGAAAAGAACGCGCGGCAGTCGCTCAAGCAGGAAGGGCGCGGCGCTGCCATGGCGGTTCTGCAAGCCGTGGCGGAGCCACAATCGCCACCGATGCGGCGGCATCTCACCAGTGATGCAACGGCGGAGAAGCTGGGAGAGATTTGCGCGGCCAATCCGAACGGGATCATGGTTCACCGCGACGAACTGCTGTCGCTGTTTGCCGATCTGGACAATCCGGAGAAAACATCGGCGCGCGGATTCTTCCTGACAGGATGGGGCGGGCTGGAGGGCTACACCTTCGACCGCATCATGCGCGGCACTGTCCGCATTCCAGCGGTCAATCTGTCGGTATTCGGCACGACGCAGCCCAGCCGGATTGCCGGATATGTGCGCGATAGCCTCAACCGCTTTGACGATGGCATGGTGCAGCGCCTCCAATTGCTCGCATGGCCAGACTTTTCAGGCGACTTCCGCGAAGCTGATCGCTTCCCCGATAGTGACGCGCGGCGGATGGCGCATGAATGCTATGGTGATCTTGCCAGCCTCGACGTGCGCGAGCTTGGCGCGCAGTGGGACGAGTTCGACGGCCCCCACGGCGTTCCCTATCTTCGCTTTGCGGATGATGCTCAGGAGGCGTTTGGCGCATGGCGGGAGGGGCTGGAGCAAGCCTTGCGCGGCGATGACATGGCCCCGGCGATGATCGCGCATCTATCCAAGTATCGCGGCCTTGTTCCCCGTCTGGCGCTGGTCTGCCATCTGGCCAATAATGGCTTCGGCCCCGTGTCTGCGGCGGCGACCCGGCAGGCTATCGGCTGGGCGGAATATCTCGAATCCCATGCACGGCGCGCTTATGCGTCCCTGTCGATCGACAATGCGGAGGCGGCGCGCTCGATCTGGCGGCGGGTGAAAAGGGGCGATCTGGCAGGCCCATTCACCGCGCGGGATATTCAGCGCAAGGGTTGGTCCGGCCTGAACAACAAGCAAAGGATAGCCGCCGGGCTGGAGGCATTGCTTGATGCTGATTGGATCGGCGCGCGCGATGCCAATGCAGGCGAGCGCGGCGGGCGTCCGTCGACCTTCTACCTGCCAAACCCCAAGGCCATGCGGGGCTGA
- a CDS encoding DUF7146 domain-containing protein — MIDIHAIRRDNPLQAIVGAQIRLHRSGNEWKGCCPFHADRSPSFTVFADGERFHCFGCGVSGDVLDYVMQHYGLGMVDAARRLGAGDLPKADIPKLPPPDRTARNGEALAIWERAIPAAGTLAESYLGFRGILPPFPPDIRFSRLPYGKSNPLPCLIAAVRDVAGDVIGIQRIYLRADGKGKADLPKAKLSLGTVAGGAIRLGDLDGSGMVTVCEGPEDGLSLLSMIGGPVWVAAGASMLPAMRFPSCIRSVVIGADNDAAGEQAARKAAQAFAMRGLSVRIIYPAAGFKDFNDELRGER, encoded by the coding sequence ATGATCGACATTCACGCAATCCGCCGGGACAATCCCCTGCAGGCCATCGTGGGCGCACAGATTCGCCTTCATCGGAGCGGAAATGAGTGGAAGGGGTGCTGCCCCTTCCATGCCGACCGTTCGCCCAGCTTCACCGTCTTTGCCGATGGCGAGCGGTTCCATTGCTTTGGCTGCGGTGTATCGGGCGACGTGCTGGACTATGTGATGCAGCATTACGGGCTGGGCATGGTCGACGCCGCCCGCCGCCTTGGCGCTGGCGATCTGCCCAAGGCCGACATCCCCAAACTACCGCCACCCGACCGGACCGCGCGCAATGGCGAGGCGTTGGCGATATGGGAAAGGGCTATTCCCGCCGCTGGGACGCTCGCTGAGTCCTATCTGGGCTTCCGGGGCATCCTTCCCCCATTCCCGCCCGACATTCGATTCTCGCGCCTTCCCTATGGCAAATCGAATCCATTGCCATGCCTGATTGCGGCGGTGCGGGACGTTGCGGGCGACGTGATCGGTATCCAGCGCATTTATCTGCGGGCGGACGGCAAGGGAAAAGCCGATCTGCCCAAGGCCAAGCTGTCGCTGGGCACGGTGGCGGGTGGCGCTATCCGTCTGGGCGATCTGGACGGCTCCGGCATGGTGACAGTCTGCGAAGGCCCGGAAGATGGCCTTTCGCTGCTTTCCATGATCGGCGGCCCGGTATGGGTGGCGGCTGGCGCAAGTATGTTGCCAGCCATGCGCTTCCCGTCCTGCATTCGATCCGTCGTCATCGGCGCTGATAACGACGCTGCAGGGGAACAGGCCGCACGCAAGGCCGCCCAAGCCTTCGCAATGCGCGGGCTTTCCGTCCGCATCATCTATCCGGCGGCGGGCTTCAAAGACTTTAACGATGAACTGAGGGGGGAGCGATAA
- a CDS encoding sigma-70 family RNA polymerase sigma factor, with the protein MRWLKSGTGGPIGDDLTAMRRYARSLARDDQDADDVVQDALVRAIERQDSFHPSRSRRQWLLAIVHNVFISGKRREAAEARRDARFAETVMAHVDAGQEHRVQLAQLGQSFAALPDHHRSVLHLIAVEGLTYQEAAEVLDVPVGTIMSRLARARAALRNSGSVDGRATLRLVGGQDD; encoded by the coding sequence ATGCGCTGGCTGAAAAGCGGGACCGGCGGCCCGATCGGCGACGACCTCACCGCCATGCGCCGCTACGCCCGTTCGCTCGCGCGCGACGATCAGGACGCCGACGATGTGGTCCAGGATGCGCTGGTGCGCGCGATCGAGCGGCAGGACAGCTTTCACCCCAGCCGTAGCAGGCGCCAATGGCTGCTCGCCATCGTCCACAATGTCTTCATATCGGGCAAACGGCGCGAAGCCGCCGAGGCGCGGCGCGACGCGCGCTTTGCCGAAACGGTGATGGCGCATGTCGATGCCGGGCAGGAACATCGGGTGCAGCTCGCCCAGTTGGGGCAATCCTTCGCCGCGCTGCCGGACCATCATCGATCGGTCCTGCACCTGATCGCTGTCGAAGGCCTGACCTATCAGGAAGCGGCCGAGGTACTCGACGTGCCGGTGGGCACCATCATGTCACGGCTGGCGCGGGCGCGTGCGGCCTTGCGGAACTCTGGCAGCGTCGATGGGCGGGCGACGTTGCGTCTGGTTGGAGGACAGGATGACTGA